The following coding sequences lie in one Brassica oleracea var. oleracea cultivar TO1000 unplaced genomic scaffold, BOL UnpScaffold01016, whole genome shotgun sequence genomic window:
- the LOC106320680 gene encoding cyclin-dependent protein kinase inhibitor SMR3-like: protein MGFSNAGIGLSGQNNLCETELGFSDQSVQEIRPNQDLETKVGEIPNTPREGVKAKKDEEEDFCKTPTRLDQILPKVTNICPPAPRKPKRVPSRSLKVRDSYRSRRMIILNVSREIDCMFNSASLGNKVKKARRI from the coding sequence ATGGGTTTCTCGAACGCTGGAATTGGTCTCTCCGGTCAAAACAATCTCTGCGAAACGGAACTAGGGTTTTCAGACCAAAGCGTTCAAGAAATCCGGCCAAATCAAGATCTTGAAACCAAAGTCGGAGAGATACCTAATACTCCACGCGAAGGAGTAAAGGctaagaaagatgaagaagaagatttttgtAAGACTCCGACACGCCTCGACCAGATTCTCCCGAAGGTTACAAATATTTGTCCTCCGGCGCCGAGGAAGCCTAAGAGAGTTCCATCGAGAAGTTTGAAGGTTCGAGATTCTTATAGAAGCAGGAGAATGATCATTTTGAATGTTTCTAGAGAGATTGATTGTATGTTTAACTCAGCATCTCTAGGTAACAAGGTTAAGAAAGCCAGACGTATTTGA